A window of Kribbella sp. NBC_00382 genomic DNA:
CTTCGACTGCCCGTACGCCGAATAGGGGGCGTACTCGCGATGCTCGAAGTTCGGGTCGTCGAAGTCGACCGCGCTGTACCGGTGCCCGCGGGACGAGACCGCGACGACGCGGGCACCATTGGCCTGGCGCAACGCGGGCAGGAGACGCGTGGTGAGCTGGAAATGGCCGAGGTGGTTGGTGGCGAACTGCGACTCGAAGCCGCGGGTGTCGCGGCGCAGCGGAGCGGCCATGATCCCGGCGCTGTTCACCAGGAGGTGGAGCGGACGGCCGGTGGCGAGGAGGCGATCGGCGAAGGCGTCGATGCTGGCGGGGTCGAGAAGGTCCAGCTCGTCGACGACCACCCCGTCGATGCCGTCCAGTTGTTTGCTTGCCCGGTTCTTGTCGCGGGCCGGGACGATGACCTCGGCGCCGGCGGCGAGGAAGACCCGGACGGTCTCCTTGCCGAGGCCGGAGTAGCCGCCGGTGACGATCGCGGTCTTGCCGGTCAGGTCGATGCCCTTGACCACCTCGGCCGCGGTGGAGGCCGCGGTGAAGCCGGATCCGATGGGTTGCTGTGTGCTCATACGTTGAAGCTAGTTCGGGGGAGCCGTACTCTGAATACTTGTGAGTCCTGAATACTTGCGCGATAGTACGGCGGATCCGCTGGCGCAGACCCTGGCATTGACCGAGGCGCATTGCTTCGTGTCGCGGGGGTTCGAGGCGTACGGCGACTGGGCCCTGCGCTATCCGGCGTCGCAGCGGCTGAAGTTCAGCGCGCTGGTCGAGGGTTCTTGCTGGATCGACTTCGAGGACGGCGAGCCCAGGATCGAGCTGCGGGCCGGCGACGTCGTGCTGTTCGACGGTCGGCGGGGATTCGTGAAGGGCAACGCGGACGTACCGCTCGGAGATGCGCTCGTTGCCTTCGGTGCCACCGATGGTCCGATGGCTCGCTTCGGTAGCGGAGCCGCGGATCGTTCTGGTCCTAGGGTTGTGGGCGTCGGCGGGCATGTGAGCGTCAACCGGACCGGCGAGGAACTGCTGCTGCGTGCGCTGCCGCCGGTGATCGTGTTGCGGGCGACGGACGAGCGGGCCGCGACCTTTCGCTGGTTGCTCGACCGATTGTTGTACGAGGCAACGACTGCGCTGCCCGGCGCCGGGCTGGCCGGTGACAACGTGGCGCACCTGCTGTTCGTGGAGACATTGCGCGCGTGTCTGACCGAGGCCGAGTCGCTGCCGGTCGGCTGGTTGCGGGCGATCGCCGACGAGCGGATCGCCCCGTCGCTCCGGCTGATGCACGAGCAGCCGGGGCGGGCGTGGCAGTTGGAGGAGCTGGCGCAGGCGTCGGCGATGTCGCGGACCACCTTCGCAGAACGGTTCCGGTCGGTCGCCGGCGTACCGCCGCTGACGTACCTGACCAACTGGCGGATGAGGCTCGCCGAGCGAGCCCTGCGCGAGGAGAACACGCCGCTGTCCACCCTGGCCCACTCGCTCGGCTACACCTCCGACAGCGCCTTCAGCAACGCCTTCAAGCGGGTCAACGGAATGGCCCCGAAGCGCTACCGCGACGCGGCTACATCCCGTACGAGTGGTCCACGGTCATCGTGAACAGCAGCCGTTTGTCCGCCACCATCGCCCGCCGGTAGTCATCCCAATCGGGGTGCTCACCGGACGCCTCGCGGTAGTACGCGACGAGCTGCTCGACGGTGTCGTCGTGCTCGTCGGCCGCGACCGGAGTCAGCTCGGCTTTGCCTTCCAGTACGACGTACGAGCGACCGCCGGGCCCATTCACGTAGAGGCTCGCCCGTGGGTCGCGGCGGAGGTTCTTGGTCTTCGCCCGCCCATCGGTGAGCGACACACGGATCCGCTCACCGTCGTACAGGTAGGTGACGTTGGACAGCTGAGGGCGGCCATCGCGCTTGATCGTGACGAGCACACCGAGGCCGGTCTTACCGGGAAGCTCTGAGGTCATACTTCCAAGCTTAGAAATTCAACCAAGCTTGAGCGCAACCGTCACTCTCCGTCTCGGTGTGCGAGACCCCGGGTTCGACCTCTGGATGGGGTTGTGCATAGACTCACAGGCATCATGCGGCACCAGCTTCTTCTCCTTCGCTGCCGCGGCGAGGCCTGACGTAGGCCGGTTTCCTCGCCGCGGAGTTTCGCCATTCTTTTTGTGGCACTGCGCCGGTCGATCGTTGACCCAGCTGTAGACACTCTCGCGAGGAGACCCCGCATCATGGCACCGAAGAATCAGCCCAAACCCGTTCAGCAGTCCTCTGGTATGCCCATCGGGCGCTACAGCGCGTTCCCGCCGATCGCGCTGCCGGATCGCACCTGGCCGGCCAAGTCGGTCGACGCGACGCCGCGCTGGCTGTCCACCGATCTGCGCGACGGCAACCAGGCGCTGGTCGAGCCGATGTCGCCGGCCCGCAAGCGGCGGATGTTCGACCTGCTGGTGAAGATGGGCTACAAGGAGATCGAGGTCGGTTTCCCGAGCGCCAGCCAGTACGACTTCGACTTCGTCCGCAGCCTGATCGAGGGCGACGCGATCCCCGACGACGTCACCATCTCGGTGCTGACCCAGGCCCGCGACGAGCTGATCGAGCGGACCGTGCAGTCGCTGGAGGGGTCGCCGAAGGCCACCATCCACCTGTACAACGCGACCGCGCCGCTGTTCCGCCGGGTGGTGTTCAACGTCGACAAGGCCGAGTGCCGCAACATCGCAGTACGGGGCACCGAGACCGTGATGAAGTACGCCGACGAGATCCTGGGCGACTGCGAGTTCGGCTACCAGTACAGCCCGGAGATCTTCACCGGCACCGAGCTCGAGTTCGCGCTGGAGGTGTGCGAGGCGGTCAGCGATGTCTGGCAGCCGGCCGAGGGTCGCGAGATCATCCTCAACCTGCCGGCCACCGTCGAGATGTCGACGCCGAACGTGTACGCCGACCAGATCGAGTGGTTCGGCCGCAACCTGACCCGGCGTGAGCACAGCACGATCAGCCTGCACCCGCACAACGACCGCGGTACTGCGGTGGCCGCCACGGAGCTGGCTTTGATGGCTGGTGCGGACCGGGTCGAGGGCTGCCTGTTCGGCCACGGCGAGCGGACCGGCAACGTCGACCTGGTGACGCTGGGGATGAACCTGTTCAGCCAGGGCATCGACCCGCAGATCGACTTCTCCGACATCGACGAGATCCGCCGTACGGTCGAGTACTGCACCCAGATGCGCGTCCCCGAGCGCCAGCCGTACGCCGGTGACCTGGTCTACACCGCCTTCTCCGGCTCGCACCAGGACGCGATCAAGAAGGGCCTGGAGGCGCTCGACAAGCAGGCCGCGGCCGAGGGCATCCCGGTCGGCCAGATCCACTGGGAGGCGCCGTACCTGCCGATCGACCCGAAGGACGTCGGCCGGTCGTACGAGGCGGTCATCCGGGTCAACTCGCAGTCCGGTAAGGGCGGCGTCGCGTACATCATGAAGTCGGAGCACCGCCTCGACCTGCCGCGCCGCCTGCAGATCGAGTTCAGCCGGGTGATCCAGCAGCACACCGACGCCGAGGGTGGCGAGGTCGGCCCGAAGCAGATGTGGGACATCTTCGAGGCCGAGTACCTGGCGCCCGGCAAGCTGTCGCTGCTGACCGTCAACTCGACGTCGGGCGAGGGTCAGAACGACGCCCTCCGCGTGCAGGTCTACTCCAACGGTGTCCCGCACGAGCTGATCGGCGAGGGCAACGGCCCGGTGTCGGCGTTCGTCGACGCGATCAAGCCGCTGAAGTACGACGTACGGGTGCTGGACTACCACGAGCACGCGCTCTCGGCCGGTGGTGACGCACTGGCCGCGGCGTACGTCGAGTGCGAGGTCGGCGACGAGGTCTACTGGGGTGTCGGCCGGGACGCCAACATTCTCACTGCCTCGTTGAAGGCGGTCGTCTCCGCCATCAACCGCGCAACGCGTTAATCCACTGGTGGATCACGCCTGGAGCTGATTGGCTCTGGGCGTGATCACTGTGCGCGAGGTCGACCCACATGACGAGGCGGCCTTCGACGCCTGGTACGACGTACTCCGAGCCGGCGCGGTCGCCGATCGCGAGGTGCCGCTCGTGTTCAGCCACGACGCGACGGCGAACTCGCTCCGCACGGAGAACCCGATCAAGACCAGGCTCCCGGTCGCGGCGTACGACGGCGAGCGGGTCGTGGGTGCGATGCTCTTCGAGTACTACCTGAAGAACGACCTCGACGCGGTCATCGTGGAGATCGACGTCCTGCCCGCTGAGCGGCGGCAGGGGATCGGTACCGCGCTGTGGGGCTGGGCGAGGTCGAAGGCCGCGTCGCTCGGCCGGACGATCTACCAGATCGAGCTCGCCATCCCCGATGGCTTCACGCCCGAGACCTGGCCGGCGTCGCTGTTCGCCACGAAGCTCGGGTTCGTGGTCGAGCATGTCGAGGACCATCTCGTAGTACCGCTTCCGTATGAGCACCAGGTGCAACTGGAGCCGCTGGAGGGGTACGAGCTGATCTCCTGGGCCGGTCCGTGCCCGGAGGAGTACCTCCCGGTGTACGCCGACCTGCGCAGCGCGATGGCCCGCGACGTACCGATCGGCGGCATGACCCGCGAGCCGAAGCTCTGGACCACCGACGAGCTCCGCACACTCGAGGAACGAACCGCCAAGAGCTACAAAGCCCTGGTCGTGCTGGCCCGCACTCTCGACGGCCGCCCGGCCGGCTACACGGTGATGTACCTCCCGCTCACCGACCCCGACAACGTCCAGCAACTCGACACGCTCGTACTCCGCGCCGACCGCGGCCACAACCTGGGCGCCCACCTCAAGGCCGCCAACCTCGACCAACTCGCCAAGCACCTCACCACCCAGAAGTGGCTGCACACCTGGACCGCCGAGACCAACGGTGCCATGCAGAAGGTCAACGCCCGCTTCGGTTTCGTCGCCCGCGAGAAGAACGTCGAATGCGAGCTGGAACTCCCGGCGCCGACTCTTCGACCGGCCGCACGCGCTGTTGTGCTGGATCCGGAGGATCGGATCCTCCTGCTGCGCTTCGAGTTCGCCGATGGGCATGCGGTGTGGGCGGCGCCTGGTGGTGGGGTCGAGCCGGGGGAGTCGTTGCCGCAGGCACTGGCTCGGGAGCTGGCCGAGGAGATCGGCATCGAGCCGCCCGCCGACGCGGCGCATCTGTGGCATCAGGTGACCGTTGCGGACGGTCATGCCCAGGGATTCGACGGCGTGATCAACGACTACTTCCTGGTGCGTACCGATTCCTTCACTCCGGCGGGGTCGATGTCGGTCGAGGAGATGCTGGCGGAGAACGTGCACGGGCATCGCTGGTGGACCTTCGAGGAGATCCAGAACCATCGCGGCCCGGAGTTCCTCTCACCGCGCAACCTGCCCTTTTTGCTTGCTCGGCTTCGTGCCGACGGGCCTCCCGCGAGCCCGGTTTTCATCGGCTTGTGAGAGCTGTGTTGGGAAGGTGTGTGAAGGGTGTGAGGACGCGGGTGCGGGGCGGTCGGGCGATCTAGCGTCGTTGCTGTGACTACATCGACTGGTGATCCTGTTCCGTTATTCGTGCCTACCCGTACTGCTGGGGCGCTGGATGTCGCGGCGTTGCAGTGGGGGCGCCGGCCGGACGGCGTACGGGTGGGCATCGCGTTCAGTTCGGCCCAGTTGTTGCGGGCGGCAACCGGTCCACGGCAGGAGTGGGTTCGGTTGCACGAGAGTTCGCTGCGGGAGATGCTCGAGCCGTTCGGGATCAGCGTGATCCAGCTCGACCCGGCACTGGTCGGCCCGGACGTCGCCCAAGTCCGTACGCCGGAACTGGTGGGCCACCATGGCGATTGAGCCCTACGACCCGCATCCACACAAGCAGCCGTTCGATCCCGAGTTCCTGGCGATTGTCAGAGTCATCCTGGTGGTCGGCGCCCTCGCCGCCTTGCTCTACTGGCTCGGCTGATCGCTACAGACGGCGTTCCCAGGTGAGGTGGCCTTCGTCCATGAGCGCGTGGCCGTCGGCGCCGGCGGCGACGCTGGGGTCGTGGGTGGCGATGATGACGGCGGCGCCGCGGTCCGCCTCGGTCCGCAGCAACTCGAGAACGCGCTCTCTGTTGGTGCTGTCGAGCTCGCTGGTGGACTCGTCGGCGAGGATCACCTTGCCACGCTGGGCCAGGCCGCGAGCGACGGCGACGCGTTGCTGTTCACCGCCGGACAGCTCCTCGACCAGGTGGTCGCCGCTCTCCTCCAGCCCGACATCGGAGAGCGCTTTCGCGATGATCTCGTCGATCGACTCCAAGGCTTCGTCGCGATCCTGGTCGTCCGACGGCAAGCGGCGCTCGGCCAGCAACGGCATCGACAGGTTCTCCCGGGCCGTAAGCACCCGGGCCAACCCGTTGCCCTGCGGAATCAGTACGACGCCGTGCGCCGCCGCCCGCGGCCGGTCGACGATCTCCAGCCCGTCGACCTCGACCGAGCCCGACTTGGCTGAGACCGCGCCGGCGATTGCCCAGAGCAACGAACTCTTGCCGGCTCCCGACGGTCCGCTGACCGCCAGCACATAGCCCGGCGGCACTCGGAGCGAGACGTCAGCCACTGCGACCAGATCGCCGTACGCGACAGTGAGGTTGGTGACGGTGATCATGTCTGGTCCTCCTGCTCAACCGGCGTCAACCGGACCTCGCCGTCCTCGGTGGTGGTCACGCGCAACAACGTGCCCGGCGGCAACAGCTCCGCGACATGCGGCGGCAACGGCAACGACCCGTCGGTCGCGACTACCGCGAACTCCTCACCCGACCGGCCTTCGGACGCGATCCGCCCGTCCTTGATCGTGATCGTGCGCGGCAGCACCGCCGCCACATCCGGGTCATGCGTGATCAGCAGAACGGTCATCCCGGTCGCCTTGTTGATCGTCGAGATCGCGGCTAGTACTTCGTCCCGCGCCCGGTGATCGAGCTGACTGGTCGGCTCATCGGCCAGCAACAACCCTGGGAAAGTCGCGATCCCGACCGCGACAGCGCAGAGCTGGATCTGACCGGGCGTCAACCGTTCCAGCGGAGTCTGCGCATGGTTGCTCAGGCCAACAAGATCGAGTACTTCCTTCGGGGCCGGCAGCGGCCGCCCGCGTACTGCGGCGCGTTGGGCGTACCGAACATTGTCCTCAGGCGTCAGATACGGGATGAGGTTGCGCCCGGCCCCCTGCAGCACGATGCCGACATCGCCCGCCCGCATCTGGTCGAGCTCGGACTCGGTCATGGTGGCGATGTGATGCTCACCGATCTGCAGCCGCCCGGCGCTCGGGGTCAGCAACCCACCACAGAGCTGAAGCAGGGTTGACTTTCCCGCACCGGATGGTCCGAGCAGGCCGACCAGTTCGCCCGGCCGGACGCTGATCCCGATCCCGGACAGGGCCGCGACGTCGTGCCCTTGACTCCGGTAGATGTGCACCAGGCCGGTCGTGTTGATCGCGAGGCCGGTCATGACAGTTCCTCCCGGATCCGGGTATAGCCCGCTCGCCGGTTGACGCCGGTGCCGAGCAGCAGGGTCGCCGCGGTCATGATCGCCGTACTGAGCAACGTCAGCGCCAACGCGACGGACCAGTTGGTGGCGAGGTCGAGGGGGATCGGTGACGGTTGGCTGGTCGGGGCGAAGAGCGGGATCATCGGCAGCGCGACGTGGGCCCCGATGACGCCGCAGGCCGACCCGAGCAACGCAGCCAATGCGACCGGCCCGGTCTGCTCCCACCGGGCCGCCCTGCCGGTCGTCGCAGCCGGTACGCCGGTGATGCGCAGGCTCGCGTAATCCTGGGCCCGCGAGCGCCACGAGGTGACGATCATCAGCAGCAACACGACGAGCGCCAGCGCCCAGCCCGCGATGCCGATCACCGGCGTCAACTGGAGAGCCAGTGCGCTGGCGGAGCGGCCGTAGGTGGCGACCTGGTCGGACTTGCGGTCGATGAGCGTCGCGAGGATCCCGGCCTTGCCCAGTTCGTCGATGATCTGTTGGGAGTGGGCCAGGCCGTCCTCGTTCAGCCAGAGCTCGAAGTCGGTACTCGTATCGGCCACGCTGCCGCCCAGCCGGCGTACCGTCTCCAGATCGACGACCGCGGTGTGCTCGCTGTAGCGCGGGATGGCGGTGCGCAGCCGGTCGAGCCTCTCGACCGGGAACGCGAGCCCGTCCAGGCCGGGCACGGTCTGGGAATCGCTGACCACGTACTCCGGGCTGATCAGCGCCGGTACCGCGATCGGGATCCTGGTGGTCTGGACATCCAGATCGCGGCCGATGCTGGTGATGCCGAGGACCAGGCCGTTCGGCGGGCCGTCGGACGCGGTGATGGTGCCCAGGTTGACGGCGTCGCCTTCGGTCTGGTCGGGCGCGTTCCAGTTGCCCGACTTGCCGAGCGGGATCGACGGCTGGAGGTCGGTGGCGACCTTGTCGATGGTGATCTCGCCGCGGATACCGGCCGAGTCGCTCAGCTCGCGGCCGACGCCCAGCCGGATCAGGTCGCAGGTCTCGGGGCAGACGATCTGCTGGCTGAGCTCGATCGGTTTGCCGGCCACCAGCTGCATCGGCTTGAACTCGACCAGGAACCGGGAGCCGGTCTGATGGCTGAAAAGCGTTGCCTGGAGCACGACGGACTTGGCCGGCGGGCCGACTTCGGCCTCCTGGCCGTCCCCGGTGGGTGGCACGTAGGTCTGCATCGCGCCGGGCGTCGCGGTGATCATCAACCGCCCGCCCTTGACCGTGATCGGCGGCGGCTCGGTCGGGGCCTTCAGCCGGCGGAAGCCGTCGGCGTCGGTCAGTTTGTCGCCGTGGAAGGCCACCCGCTGGTAGCTGTCCGGCTCGATCATCAGCGTGCGCAGGCCGTCCGGGTTCGACGGGGAGGAGAGCACGACCGGGGTCATCCAGCGCCGGTCGTGGTCGATCTTGTCGATCGCGGTGCTGAAGTCGGAGAAGACCCGGACGTCCATCGACAGCACGCCGTCCGCGCCGACCTCGTACCCGGCGCGGAAGTCGCGGTTGCGGTCGGCAACGGATGACGCCTGGCCGGCGAACGAGACCAGTGCCGTCGCCACGGCGACCACCGCGACGATCCGGGTCACGGCCGGTCGCCGAGCTACCTGCAGAGCTCCGAGCGCCAGACCGAGCTGACCGCGGCGGAGCGCCTGCCTGCTGATCAGGCCCGCGGTCGGGAGGAGGAGGTGGGCGAAGGTGAGGCCGACTGCCAAGGCGAGCAGGCTTGGCGTCAGTACCGGCAGTGGACCTCGGCCACCACCGGTCAGCGCGCCCAGCAGCCCCGCCGACGCGATCACGATGACGATGACGTCGATCAGGCCGATGGTCCGGCCCCGGCGCCGCGGCACGATCCGCCGGAGCAGCGTCGAGATCGGCTGCTTGATGACCGCCCGGATCGTCCAGGCCACCACTGCGAGTCCGACGAGGGCCGCGAGGGCAGTAGCCGCCGGTACTGTCCAGGGCAGCTCTATTGGCGCCCCACCGTTCAGCCAGGTACTCCGAACCACCAGCAGCAGCCCGAAGCCGACCAGTGCACCAAGCAGCGTGCCGACCAGCACCGGCACCGCCAGCTCAGTGGCCAACGACCGACCGGTACGCCGGGCGCCGGCACCGCGCAACCGGGAGATGGCCAGCTCCGGCCGGCGCTGGTCGACAACCGCGGCCAGCGCAAGGGCGAGCACCACGACGCCGAACAGGGCCACCTGGACCATCACCAGCGGGATGATCGTGGCGGCCTGCTTGCGCTCGGCGGTGATCCCGTCGATGACGCCGGACAGTGAGGAGGTGTTGGCTGCCGCGAGTTCGGCGCCCTCGACGTTGGAGTCCTCGGTCGCCTGCCGGAGCCGGGCCAGGTCGTCGACCCGGACAGTGCCCGGCAGCGGGTGGACGTCCACCGTCGAGTGAGCGCCCCAGACGCCCTTCTCCAGGGTGTCCCGCGTGGTGAAGATGTAGTCGGAGGTGGCCGGCCGGGTTTCGCTGGCCGGCAGCGAGTGGCCCGTCGGGCCGAGTCCGTACCAGTACCGGTCGTTGTTGTCGGCGCGGTAGATGCCGACTACGCGGAGTGTGCCGCCACCGGCGTACTTGCTGGCTTGGGCGTTCAGGCGGGAGCCGATGGCGGCGCCGAAGTTCTGCACGTCCTTGGTCGAGACGGCGGCCTCGTTCGGGGCGCTCGGACAGCGGCCTTTCGTCAGTACGAGCTTCTCGCAGTAGCCGTCGCGCCAGGCCACCTTGCCGGTCTGATCCGGCTTGCCGAGACCCCAGCCGACCTCGACCGACATGCCGTAGAGCGGTGGACTGAACAGTCGCCGCAGATCCTCGGGGATCAGGGTGGCGATGCGCTCGGGGGCCATCGCGGCGTTGGGGCCGCTGACCAGCGGTGGCGGGCTCGCCTCCAGTTGCCAGCTGGCCGACAGCCACTGGCCGGCCAAGGTCTCCGTGGTGACCGTCTGCTCGACCGCGCGGGAGAACCACGGCGCGAACGCCGCGCAGGCGCCGATCAGCACGCTCACCCCCGCGAGCACCAGCATCTGCGACCACCGGTACCGCAACGCTTGCCTGATGAACATCAGTGGCCCACCCCTAAGCCGTTCCACCCCTTGGACAACGATTCACTTCCCGGCCGAAGATACGGAAAACCGGGGTCGGCCAGCCCGTCAGAGGCCAAATGACACAGAGTCGTTACTGCGGTATAGGTTTTCCGGTATGCGTGAATCCCAGCTCGGAGAACTGACCGTTTCCAGCCTCGGCCTCGGCTGCATGGGGATGTCCCAGTCGTACGGCGTGCAGGCCGACGACGCGGAGTCGATCGCCACCGTGCACGCTGCGATCGACGCCGGCTGCACCTTCATCGACACCGCCGACGTGTACGGCGACGGGGCGAACGAGGAGCTCGTCGGGCGGGCGCTGGCCGGCCGCCGGTCCGAGGTGGTACTGGCGACCAAGTTCGGGTTCCAGCGCTCGTCGACGGATGCGGCGACGCCGACGGTGGTGAACGGGCGGCCGGAGTACGCGGCGACCGCGCTCGACGCGTCCCTGCGGCGGCTCGGGGTCGATTACATCGATCTGTGGTACCTGCACCGGCGCGACCCGGAGGTGCCGATCGAGGAGACGGTCGGGGCGATGGCTTTGGCGGTCGAGGCCGGCAAGGTTCGCTACATCGGGTTGTCGGAGGTGTCGGGGGAGACGGTGCGGGCGGCGCATGCGGTGCACCCGATCAGCGCAGTACAGAGTGAGTGGTCGTTGTGGACGCGCGACCCGGAGACCGGCGTACTGCCGACGCTGCGCGAGCTGGGGATCGGGTTCGTGCCGTTCAGCCCGCTGGGGCGTGGCTTCCTGACCGGGCAGATCACGTCGCCGGATGACTTCGAGCCGGACGACATGCGGCGTGGGTTGCCTCGGTTCAGTGGGGAGAACTTCCAGCGCAATCTGGATCTGGTCGCTCGTGTGCGGTCGCTTGCTGCTTCGAAGGGCGTGCTGCCGAGTCAGCTGGCGCTGGCCTGGTTGCTTGCTCAGGGCAATGATGTCGTGCCGATCCCGGGGACGAAGCGGCGGAAGTACCTGGCTGAGAACCTTGGGGCTGTTGACGTTTCGCTGAATGCCGACGAGCTGGCGGCTTTGGATGCTGCCTTCCCGCCGGATGCGGTCGCGGGGGATCGGTACGCGCCGAGCGGGATGAAGCAGGTCGGCAAGTGATCGGGGTTACCGGGTCGACCGGTCAGCTCGGCTCGCGGATCGCGCGGCTGCTCGCGGCGGACGGGGTACCGCAGCGGCTGATCGTGCGGGATCCGGGGCGGGCGCCTGCACTGGCTGGGGCTGAGGTGGCGCAGGCGGCGTACGGGGAGCACTCCGCGCTGCTGGACGCGCTGGATGGGGTCTCGACGCTGTTGTTGCTGAGTGCGACGGAGTCGGCCGATCGGGTTTCCTTGCATAAGGCAACGGTTGATGCGGCGGTGGCGGCTGGGGTTGAGCGGATCGTTTATACGTCGTTCGTGGGGGCGTCGGCGTCGGCGACGTTTACGTATGCGCGGGATCACTGGCACACCGAGGAGCATGTGCGGTCTACCGGTGTCGACTTCACGTTCTTGCGGGACAACTTGTACCTCGACTTCCTGCCCGGGTTCGTCGGTGAGGACGGGGTGATGCGCGGGCCGGCGGGGGACGGGCGGGTTGCGGCGGTTACGCGTGACGATGTCGCTGAGGTGGCGGCTCGGGTGCTGGTGTCGTCGCAGCACTCGAGGATGACTTATGACCTCACCGGGCCGTCGGCGTTCACGTTGACCGAGGCGGCGGCCTTGATGAGCGCGGCGTGGGGGCGGTCGGTGCGGTACGAGC
This region includes:
- a CDS encoding ABC transporter permease is translated as MFIRQALRYRWSQMLVLAGVSVLIGACAAFAPWFSRAVEQTVTTETLAGQWLSASWQLEASPPPLVSGPNAAMAPERIATLIPEDLRRLFSPPLYGMSVEVGWGLGKPDQTGKVAWRDGYCEKLVLTKGRCPSAPNEAAVSTKDVQNFGAAIGSRLNAQASKYAGGGTLRVVGIYRADNNDRYWYGLGPTGHSLPASETRPATSDYIFTTRDTLEKGVWGAHSTVDVHPLPGTVRVDDLARLRQATEDSNVEGAELAAANTSSLSGVIDGITAERKQAATIIPLVMVQVALFGVVVLALALAAVVDQRRPELAISRLRGAGARRTGRSLATELAVPVLVGTLLGALVGFGLLLVVRSTWLNGGAPIELPWTVPAATALAALVGLAVVAWTIRAVIKQPISTLLRRIVPRRRGRTIGLIDVIVIVIASAGLLGALTGGGRGPLPVLTPSLLALAVGLTFAHLLLPTAGLISRQALRRGQLGLALGALQVARRPAVTRIVAVVAVATALVSFAGQASSVADRNRDFRAGYEVGADGVLSMDVRVFSDFSTAIDKIDHDRRWMTPVVLSSPSNPDGLRTLMIEPDSYQRVAFHGDKLTDADGFRRLKAPTEPPPITVKGGRLMITATPGAMQTYVPPTGDGQEAEVGPPAKSVVLQATLFSHQTGSRFLVEFKPMQLVAGKPIELSQQIVCPETCDLIRLGVGRELSDSAGIRGEITIDKVATDLQPSIPLGKSGNWNAPDQTEGDAVNLGTITASDGPPNGLVLGITSIGRDLDVQTTRIPIAVPALISPEYVVSDSQTVPGLDGLAFPVERLDRLRTAIPRYSEHTAVVDLETVRRLGGSVADTSTDFELWLNEDGLAHSQQIIDELGKAGILATLIDRKSDQVATYGRSASALALQLTPVIGIAGWALALVVLLLMIVTSWRSRAQDYASLRITGVPAATTGRAARWEQTGPVALAALLGSACGVIGAHVALPMIPLFAPTSQPSPIPLDLATNWSVALALTLLSTAIMTAATLLLGTGVNRRAGYTRIREELS
- a CDS encoding aldo/keto reductase; amino-acid sequence: MRESQLGELTVSSLGLGCMGMSQSYGVQADDAESIATVHAAIDAGCTFIDTADVYGDGANEELVGRALAGRRSEVVLATKFGFQRSSTDAATPTVVNGRPEYAATALDASLRRLGVDYIDLWYLHRRDPEVPIEETVGAMALAVEAGKVRYIGLSEVSGETVRAAHAVHPISAVQSEWSLWTRDPETGVLPTLRELGIGFVPFSPLGRGFLTGQITSPDDFEPDDMRRGLPRFSGENFQRNLDLVARVRSLAASKGVLPSQLALAWLLAQGNDVVPIPGTKRRKYLAENLGAVDVSLNADELAALDAAFPPDAVAGDRYAPSGMKQVGK
- a CDS encoding SDR family oxidoreductase; amino-acid sequence: MIGVTGSTGQLGSRIARLLAADGVPQRLIVRDPGRAPALAGAEVAQAAYGEHSALLDALDGVSTLLLLSATESADRVSLHKATVDAAVAAGVERIVYTSFVGASASATFTYARDHWHTEEHVRSTGVDFTFLRDNLYLDFLPGFVGEDGVMRGPAGDGRVAAVTRDDVAEVAARVLVSSQHSRMTYDLTGPSAFTLTEAAALMSAAWGRSVRYEPETLDEAYRSREGFGAAPWEVAGWVTSYAAICSGELSGVSSAVEDITGHPAVGLADYLAKA